atatgtttatatgCAACATTCTTTTATCCTTAGCAATGGCACAATCAATATCATACCAATCCTTAACCGGTTTCTTAATTACTTTACCACTCCGGTATTGGCTGCGTTACAGATactgtattttatgaatttccatttattttccaCAGTACCCTCacaattcattaaattcaaCTATTCCTTTACTTTTTCGAAATATTCAAGTCTTATCCTTTCAATTATAAGTTTGTCACActcatatttttctaacttcTCTCCCTTGAACTTCTTTGCGTTTGATAATCTTGATCTGATTCTAGCAATAACAAAGAAGTGATCTGAATCCACATTAGCTTCATGTTAAGTTCTCACGTCCACCAAGTCTGAGTAATGTCTTGCGTCAATTAGTACGTGATCAATTTGATTAGCATAAGTGCCAAATGGGGCACGACAGGTAgcttcatgaatatttttatgtgggAAGGGCTATATATTCTTTTATCGTATAGTTTTGCTCTTTTGTGCCCTGCTTGGTATACATATACCTTTGACCCGTATATACTacactgatatattttttagactAAGTGCCATTGTTTGGCATACCCTGACTGTAATACAAGtgaacttcaaaattaataaggCTGCAATGTCAGAAATAAAAGCCAAAGTTTATGTGCCTCACACTTGAAGAAAAGagattattttagattttatatatcatcttgccgtgaagaatcgTTCGGGCATAACAACGGagaaataacttaaatactttaagttattaaacttttttaaaaatggataatttggtaaaaattttctacttaaatGTGAATGATCAACTTCACTACCTTATTCCcctattattcaaatttttatgagcccagataatgcagcattagactaagtttttaaatattaaaaaattagacctcTAATGGTTTTAATCTTCCCAAAACTgcttttttctccattttgtgCCAATTTCAGAGTATGCTTAGCCAGTGCTAGCTTTAGATAGGCTTAACTTGTACTAACAATCATGAGTAACTGTATTAAGCTTACAGCTATTATGAAAATAGgatatttttctccaaaaaagaGTAATTTCATATGACAGCGGAGATCTAGAAAGACAGCCTTAAACCAGAACTCTTCTGGACCTCTTACCTCTAGCCTTACTCAAGAGTTACAAGAACCAGTTATGTGAGAAAAGTTTGGTTTTCGATACCatatcaaactaattttaaaattgttataagtgTGTAAAATAagtaactcaatttttttaatgctaatcattctttcgaaattattttattgaactttatttCTGATTATCTGTACAATGAATTTTGATAACCtgccaataaatttttttaattaccttacAATATTTTAGGGGAAGatatgaacaattttaaatcgcGAGCTCGAGCGCTTAGTTCGAGTACTCCCATTCAAAATAACGTAAAGAAATTCGTATCTGATGAAGTATCCATGATACACATCGACGTTGCGTCTAGTTCTGCTGGAGAAACGGAGCCAGCTAAAATGAAGAAAGCAACTATTCTAGATATGGTCATTGAATCAATAAAAGCTGTAGGTAAGTTATGTTTAATaggtttatatttatgaatttgattattttatgcattaattcttcacattaagcaagaaaaataaaacctgGATTGTGTTTAGTTTAATGATTCCTAAGTAGCACCTAATATTAGATAACATCAGAAAACCAGTAAAATCTAACGTTATCTTGCACAACTTTCTAGTGTTAGGAAAAGACAAAAGGTCACggtttatttgtattataaaacattagATTCTATACAAACTAATATTATCTAGCACtcaccaaaaaattattttccatttgttttgatgctatataatattagattttgtattttctgatattatcttgcgttgcattttatttttggagtAAGCAAGGGGAAGATTTGAATGGTAGTTTAATaattcggaaatataattttacttaatttactgTATTGTTGTGAAGCAATAAAACATGGAGCAATAGTTTTGTCATTCCACGCATTATTTACTTAGCAATACAGaaatactgaattaaaatttatcacagaATTCAGCTACCATCCATTTCCCTCCCTCTTATTCCAAAGTATATTGTGACCAgttaattttttggaatatatatttaaaatttaattaagaaataatacttgAGTTGCTAAactttcattgatattttttctgttctttatACAATGagtgttttgataaattttacatcattaatcattttttagaaatgaaccaATTTAATCAATCTGGCTAATTGTATTAATTCTAGTCATCTCAAATTTTACTCTAGCCATttataatttcacaattatcatatattattcttattctgaaattatataataaaaaccacagtatataattataaatttaaatatacatgtgaattgagtgaaaattttaaccttaaaaaaaagtttttccccCTAAAatccagaaataaaataaatttttaaatcgtctttttttgtaattattgacaataaagaacataattttaaaaaatattcaaaatacttaCTTCAACAAACATTCTTTTCCACTTTTTTCACTGAAACTAAATGGAGAAATACTTGCAtaactttattgttttagtatctgaaattttacttaaacacCTGAAACGAAACCCAAACACAGCGTAGAAATTTTTCAGGAAGTGAAACCAGGAGGGAATGTAATATgaaaattgccaaaaatattttatgatgcaaaaataaatttactcgGGCACATCAGAAAAATTCcacaatttcataataaattaaaggtgCTACGCACTAAACAAACAATCTTAgccaaaaaatttacataacattttaattcaaaaccaaaaaagtaacaaatattatagttcatctaaattaaatttgcacaaaCATTTGTATTCGAAACTGagacgaaaaatattaaaattttcatataatctCTTAAGTGCTGCCTTTAGTATGAATGGCTACAATTACGCTTTTAAGAACGTTGACATAACAAAATAGATTCTTGTTTAAAACAATTCGATTGCCTGTATTTTCCTGATAATAGATAACGCgttatgaatataaaaaggTTTCAGAAAAAGTAGGTGTaatatgtaaacattttaaacagagctttatataaaaagaaaattaaaaaaattgagcagAGGTTGGAGTCAAGTTTCTGGTATTGATGAATTAGccataaaaaactttattatgcATTCAAAACCGAATAATTCgaaatgaaagtaataaatacaatGCTAGTAGTATAAATACTCATTAGCTAGAGTCAATGTGTTTAACGAcaatgttaatataaaattgctttcattatcttgaaaatttaaccAAAGAATTAAGTAaccaaactttaaatatatctgTTTTCATAATACTTAAGTAttactatgaaaaattttcagcCATTATATCTTATTAAGTCTTATTAATGAACATATCATATCTGCCAACccctattttctaaaattccaaAGATTTATTACGAAGTTTCAGAATAAATACCACACTACAGTAGTTaagaatcaaagaaaaaaaatcatgacaaaCATTATTTCACAACATAATTGTTTTATACTAAAACAAAACGCAAtgtaaaaataagcttatttcagatataaaagcaatatataCTTACCgttactgtttaataaaaacaataaaaaaaatcttttggttaaataaaacttaaaaatacatttcaacacattaaataattttaattttttattataaaatgcaacAGTTGGACTATgtgcttttattatatttttaagtaaaaattttttcggaAACTTTGCAAACTTTTCATGcagttttattacttcaattgGAAGTTATTGTATACTTGCAACTATATTTCCGAGCTATAAGCCGGGGAATCTTCAAATGGTTTTTTGAAAGATTGTATAAAATGATCATCAGCAGTTGCTAATATGTATATGACGCAAACACACACACAGTAGGGATGAATCACACGGGTATGCGCCTTTCTTCAAACTTCTACACAACCAATAAGAGGACTTTCAGCTCCGACAGATTTAAAGTCCACCTTGCAGCATATACACaccagttttattttctggtaGGATCGAACTTACGACCCCCAGTTTTCCACCAGAGTGTGTCATTTTCCATTTGCAGTGCCTCGCAGCCCATCTCAAAATTGAATTGTTCCTTCCTGGTAGATTAGCTAGTTAATCCAACAGACGAAGCTAAAAtcagaagagaaaaaattttaaactttacaatgaaaacactaaatttaaactattaagcattgaatatttattaaacttaaattatttaatttgaaaatgtttttaagaaatgcctttaagtaagattttgggtacattttttatattatatagaaagttttgtaaaagcgtcttgatattttttcaagtcttgaatcatatttttcagGTGAACCGAGAAAGGGAGCTTCATATCAGGcgataaaaaaatggataagtGGTtagtatcattttttaaaggatttaaattgataagtttaattttagaacagaagaaaatattcagtAGTTCCAAGTtgcagtttctttttatttatactcaaaaaaaaaatgtttattttaattgaaattattcgcATACTTTTCTCtgtaaactaaaacaaaaaaaatttaatttcctcacAGTTCGAAAAATTAAGACtccttattttaactatatttatgtCTTTCTCCTACTTAATTTaacgtttaaattttaagatattttaaatttcttatttcagaCAATAAAGAAATTGATTCGATACGTCTGAAGGTTTTATTGAAGATGGCTCTGAAAAAAGGTATTGATCAAGGAATTTTAGGGAGGCCGTTTCGCTCAGCAACAGTTGCTGGTGCATTAGGATATTTTAAGCTAGTACAGACGAAGCCTGTTAAACCTTCAAAAACGGCTGTGAAAAAAACAGCAAACAAGATATCTGCAAAAAAAGCTAAATCTCCAATTCAAGGtacaaaagtttcaaaaatgcttCATGAATTGCCTGCAATTAAGATAAAGCCCGTAAAAGCCCCTTCTAAAGCAAAAGCTGCCActgggaaaaaaattgcaaaggaATCTCAAAAAAAGATTGAGAAAAAAACAGCAACTAAAGCTACAGCTACGAAGAAGCCTGCTGTGAAAAAGCCTGCTGTGAAAAAGCCTGCTGCGAAAAAGCCTGCTGGGAGGAAGCCCGCTGCGAAGAAGACAGCAGAAGCCGCTACAAAGGTTTCTTCAGAGATTGAAGCAGAGAAACCCTCtgaaaaagcacttttaaaagcTAAAGTTCAGAATAAACCTGAGAAAAAAGCTACAGCTACGACGAATCCCACTACAGAGGTGCTTTCAAAACCTGCAGCTGAAAAGCCTGTAAAAAAAGTACCCGTGAAAGCTGATGTTAAGGAGGAAACACTCGCAAAGAAAGCAACAGCTACAAATAAACCCACTACAGAGATGCCTTTAAAAGCTGAAGCCGAGAAGAAAAAAGTGCCTTCAAATACCAAAGAAGGGAAAAACACCACAACTAAGGCAGCTTCAAAAGTGAAAGCTTCAAAGCTTCTTGATGAAAGTATTCAggagaataatttaaatgatactaAACTAGAAAGACAGGAGCTATCTGATACAGAGATAGATAATAGGAAGACTCATAAGCGAATGTTCTTCTCGTCTGATACTGAGCTTGAAATTTcaaagagagaagaaaaaactaaaaaaaaacttaaaaagaagttGCCCATTAAAGCTAAGAAAGTtgctacaaaaatttaaaacattcacgaatttttaagattattaattattttaaatattttgagattgaaaactgaaatttaatgcTGAGAAATTTGTTTGATCTGAGTTTTGTAagcattaagaattttaaattttattagatattttatttacatgctgTATTTTAAGAACTGTATTTGTCaatttcaagattt
This region of Parasteatoda tepidariorum isolate YZ-2023 chromosome X1, CAS_Ptep_4.0, whole genome shotgun sequence genomic DNA includes:
- the LOC107452635 gene encoding protein B4, with the translated sequence MNNFKSRARALSSSTPIQNNVKKFVSDEVSMIHIDVASSSAGETEPAKMKKATILDMVIESIKAVGEPRKGASYQAIKKWISDNKEIDSIRLKVLLKMALKKGIDQGILGRPFRSATVAGALGYFKLVQTKPVKPSKTAVKKTANKISAKKAKSPIQGTKVSKMLHELPAIKIKPVKAPSKAKAATGKKIAKESQKKIEKKTATKATATKKPAVKKPAVKKPAAKKPAGRKPAAKKTAEAATKVSSEIEAEKPSEKALLKAKVQNKPEKKATATTNPTTEVLSKPAAEKPVKKVPVKADVKEETLAKKATATNKPTTEMPLKAEAEKKKVPSNTKEGKNTTTKAASKVKASKLLDESIQENNLNDTKLERQELSDTEIDNRKTHKRMFFSSDTELEISKREEKTKKKLKKKLPIKAKKVATKI